The sequence ATCCATCTGCAGGGAAATCGTTTCACCATCCATAACGCTGAAGACGTCCAGGAGATAGCGGGCATTGAATCCCGTGTTGAGCGCTTCCCCCTCATAGGTCGCCGGCAATTCTTCGGTGGCTTCTCCGTAGTCCGGACTGCTGGAGAACAGGGTCATGCTGCCGGGCGCAAACGACACCTTGACGGCGTTCGCCTTGTCCTTCGACAGGACGGACACGCGGCGCAAGGCGCTTTCCAGCTCGGCCCGGTTCACCGTGATCTTCTTGCCGCCGTCCTTCGGAATGACCTGCTGATAGTTGGGATAATTCCCTTCCATCAGCCGCGAGGTCATGAGGAGCCCGCTCTTGCGGAAGATCATCAAATTCTTCGTAAAGCCGATCAGCGGTTCCCCGTCGCCGCCGCCTTCTTCCAGGAGGCGCCGGATTTCCTGCGCGGCCTTCTTGGGGATGATGGCCTTGATCTCCTGCGGGCTGCCTTTGCCGGCTTTGCCCACTTCCTGTTCCGCGACCGCCAGGCGATGCCCGTCCGTGCCGACGAGGCGGAGCGCCGTCTTCTTGTCGGTGATGATCAGGGTCACGAGCAGCCCGTTCAAGATATAGCGCGCATCGTTGTCGCCGGCGGCGAAGAGGGTCTTCCGGATCAATTCCAGGAGCCCGGTGCCGGAGAGGGGAATGAGCCCTTCACGGTCGATGGTTGGCAGGGCCGGGTACTCGGCGCTGGGCAGGCCCACGATCTTGAACTGGCTCTTGCCGGCGGAAATCGTCGTCCAATTGTTGTCGCCCGAGGTCAATTCGATCTCGCCGGCCGGCAGCTCCTTGATGATCTCGTACAGCTTCCTGGCCGACACCGTCACACCGCCGGGCTGCAGCACCGTGGCCTTGTAGAGCCCGCGCATGCCGATCTCCAGGTCCGTCGCCACGATCTCGGCGCCGTCCTGCTTCGCTTCGAGCAGGATGTTGGACAGAATCGGCATCGTGTTCCGCTTCTCCACCACCCCCTGCACACGCTGGAGGCCTGTCAACAATTCGTCTCGCCCAATGCGTACTTTCATCGTCCCTCTCCCCTCGCTGAATGCTCAGCCTCGCAGAATCTGTTCCTTCAAATTCTCCAGCGTGGCCTGCAGCGCCGTGTCGGTCTCTTTCGCCTTCGCGACCTGGCGGCAGGCATGGATGATGGTCGTGTGGTCCTTCCCGCCAAAATGGCGGCCGATTTCAGGATAGGACGCATCGGTCAGCTCGCGGCAGAGATACATGGCGATCTGCCGGGGATGCACCAGCGTTTTGCTGCGCCGCCGGGACTTCAATTCGGCCATCTTCAAATGGAACTGGGTGCAGACCGCTTCCTGAATGTCTTCCATGGCAACGATCTTTTTCTTGTCGCCGATGAGGTCCCGCAGCACGTTCTTCGCCATCTCCAGGCTGATGACCTGGCCCGTCAGCGAGGCGTAGGCGCCCAAACGGACCAGGCTGCCCTCCAGCTCGCGGATATTGCTTTTCATCGTCGTGGCGAGGAACTGAATGACGTCTTCCGGCAGCTTGACCCCTTCGTCCTCGGATTTCTTGCGCAAGATGGCGATGCGGGTTTCGACGTCCGGCGGCTGGAGATCGGCGATCAGCCCCCATTCGAAACGGGACCGCAGCCGCTCTTCGATATCCGGCATGTCCTTCGGAAACCGGTCGCTGGAGAGCACAATCTGCTTGTGGCCTTCATAGAGGGCGTTGAACGTGTGAAAGAACTCTTCCTGGGTCCGCTCTTTGCCGGCCAAGAATTGGATGTCGTCGATCATCAGCATATCGATATGCCGGTAGCGCTTCCGCAAGTCCATCATCTTGTCGTAGCGGATCGAGTTGATCACTTCGTTTGTAAACTGCTCCGTCGTCAGATACGCAATACGGAGGTCCGTCCCTTCAGCCACATGATTGCCGATGGCGTTGAGCAAGTGCGTTTTACCGAGGCCGACGCCCCCGTAGATGAATAACGGATTATAGGCTTTTCCAGGCTGTTCCGCGACGGCCATGCAAGCCGCATGGGCAAACTGATTCCCGGCGCCGACAACAAAGTTCTTAAACTTATATTTCGGATTGAGCTGGATGCCCCGGCGCGGTTTCGCCGGAGCCGGATTCTTTGGCTGGAGAGGAGCCGCCGGAGCATCTGCCGGCTTGGCAGCCCTTTGCATGACGGAGAATGACACCGCCATCTCTCCGCCTCCGCGTGCGGTCGAGACCGCTTCTGCCAGGAGAGGACCATAATGGTCGCCAAGCCAATCGCCGAAGAATTTATTCGGCACGCCGATGTGCGCAGTCGAGTTCTCGATCCGATCCAGATGAACGGGGGTGAACCAGGTGTCATAGAC comes from Nitrospira sp. and encodes:
- the dnaA gene encoding chromosomal replication initiator protein DnaA, translating into MSVDTVWQEALHYIQEKVPKQVYDTWFTPVHLDRIENSTAHIGVPNKFFGDWLGDHYGPLLAEAVSTARGGGEMAVSFSVMQRAAKPADAPAAPLQPKNPAPAKPRRGIQLNPKYKFKNFVVGAGNQFAHAACMAVAEQPGKAYNPLFIYGGVGLGKTHLLNAIGNHVAEGTDLRIAYLTTEQFTNEVINSIRYDKMMDLRKRYRHIDMLMIDDIQFLAGKERTQEEFFHTFNALYEGHKQIVLSSDRFPKDMPDIEERLRSRFEWGLIADLQPPDVETRIAILRKKSEDEGVKLPEDVIQFLATTMKSNIRELEGSLVRLGAYASLTGQVISLEMAKNVLRDLIGDKKKIVAMEDIQEAVCTQFHLKMAELKSRRRSKTLVHPRQIAMYLCRELTDASYPEIGRHFGGKDHTTIIHACRQVAKAKETDTALQATLENLKEQILRG
- the dnaN gene encoding DNA polymerase III subunit beta, encoding MKVRIGRDELLTGLQRVQGVVEKRNTMPILSNILLEAKQDGAEIVATDLEIGMRGLYKATVLQPGGVTVSARKLYEIIKELPAGEIELTSGDNNWTTISAGKSQFKIVGLPSAEYPALPTIDREGLIPLSGTGLLELIRKTLFAAGDNDARYILNGLLVTLIITDKKTALRLVGTDGHRLAVAEQEVGKAGKGSPQEIKAIIPKKAAQEIRRLLEEGGGDGEPLIGFTKNLMIFRKSGLLMTSRLMEGNYPNYQQVIPKDGGKKITVNRAELESALRRVSVLSKDKANAVKVSFAPGSMTLFSSSPDYGEATEELPATYEGEALNTGFNARYLLDVFSVMDGETISLQMDTPLSPCLIQESESPGFKCVVMPIKI